The window TGGCCGAACGCGAGCAGCGCGGTGGCCACGTCCAGTGCCGAGCCGCCCTGGTGCGCGCGGCCGGTCAGCGGCTTCTGGGTGCTGACCGGGGGCGGCCGGTCGCCGAAGACGGCGCGTAGCGCCACGGCCTCGCTGCGGTCGTAGCGGGGGACGCCGAGCGCGTCGGGCAGCACCACGTCGACCGTCTCCGCCCCGACGCCGGCACGGTCCAGGGCCAGCCGCATGGCGCGGGCGTACTGCCCGGGGTCGCCGGCGGTGTCCGGTCCGGTGTGGACGGCGTCGTGGGTGGTGCCCCAGCCGGTCACCTCGCCGTACACGCGGGCGCCCCGGGACAGCGCGTGGCCCAACTCCTCGACCACGAACACCGCGCCGCCCTCGGCGGGCAGGTAGCCGCTGGCGGCGGCGTCGAACGGCCGGTAGGCCCGCTCCGGGTCGGCCACGTCGCTGAGCAGGCCGGAACGCAGCTGGCAGGCCAGGGCGTACGGGCTCAGCGGGCACTCGGTCGCCCCGGCGATCACCACCGGCGTGCCCCGGCGGACGGCCCGCGCGGCGTGCGCCAGGCTGTCCAGCCCGCCGGCGCTCTCGGCGACCAGCACCCCGCACGGCCCCTTGAACTGGTGGTGGATGGAGAGCTGTCCGACGCTGGCCGCGTAGAACCAGGCGATCGACTGGTACGCCCCGACGGTGCGCGACGGCCCGCCCCAGAGCCGTTGCAGCTCCCGCTGCCCGAACAGGTTCCCGCCCGACGAACTGGCCAGCGTCACGGCATAGCCGTACGGGTCGGGGGCCCGCTCGGGCAGGCCGGCGTCGGCCAGTGCCAGCCCGGTGGCGGCGAAGCCGAGGTGCGTCCACCGGTCCGTCTGCACCAGCCGGCGGTTGTCGGCGTACGCGGCGGCGTCGAAGCCGGGCACCTCCCCGCCGTGGCGGGTGGGATAGCCGGCGGGATCGAAGAGGGTGATCGGCCCGGTGCGGCGGGTGCCGGCGAGCACGGTACGCCAGTGCGCGTCCACGCCGATCCCGCTGGGCGCGACGACGCCGATGCCGGTCACCACGGCCCGCGCGGTCACGGCAGCACCCGCCCGGGCAGCCGGCGGAACACCATCGCCGACTGGAAGCCGCCGAACCCGCTGCCCACCGAGAGCGCCACGTCGACCGGCAGCTCCCGCGCCTCGTTCGGGACGTAGTCCAGGTCGCACTCCGGGTCGCGGGTGCTCCAGTTGGCCGTCGGCGGCACCACGCCGTACTCCACGGCCAGCGCGCACGCGGCCATCTCGATCGAGCCGATCGCGCCGAGCGAGTGCCCGACCATCGACTTGATCGAGCTGATCGGCACCCCGTACGCGGCCTGACCCAGCGCCCGCTTGAACGCGGCGGTCTCGTGCCGGTCGTTCTGCCGGGTGCCCGAGCCGTGGGCGCTGATGTAGGAGACCTGCTCGGGGGCGATGCGGCCCTGCTTCAGCGCGGCCGAGATGGCCAGGCCCATCTCCAGCCCGTCGGGCCGCAGCCCCGTCATGTGGTAGCCGTTGCTGCGGCTGGCGTAGCCGGCCACCTCGCAGTAGACGTGCGCGCCGCGGCGCGCGGCGTGTCCGGCCTCCTCCAGCACCAGCACCGCCGCCCCCTCGGCGAGGACGAAGCCGTGCCGGTCGGCGTCGAACGGGCGGGAGGCGTGCGCCGGGTCGTCGTTGTCCGGGCTGGTCGCCTTGATCGCGTCGAACGAGGCGACGGTGACCGGGGAGATCGGCGAGTCGGCGGCCCCGGCCAGCACGACGTCGGCCTCGCCGTCGGCGATGAGCTGGTGGGCGTACCCGATCGCGTCGATGCCGGAGGTGCAGCCGGTGGAGACCACCTGCGCGGGGCCGTGCAGCCCGTGCCGGCACGCCACGTCCGCGGCGAGGCTGCTGGGCACGAGCGCCTGATAGAGGTACGGGCCGCCGCGCCCGGCGTCGACCAGCCACCGGCGGCCGGTGTCGCTGACCGTGACGTACTCCTGCTCCAGGGCGGTGGTGCCGCCGACGGCGGTGCCGAGCACCACGCCGGTGCGGTCCCGCTCGGCGTCGGTGAGCTCCAGGCCGGCGTCGGCGAGGGCTTCGGCGGCGCAGGCGAGGGCGAACTGCACGTACCGGTCGGCGCGCCGCAGCTCTTCTGCGGTGAGGCCAGCGGCGACGGGGTCGAAGTCGCACTCGGCGGCGATCTGGGAGCGGAAGGCCGACGGGTCGAAGAAGGTGATCCGTCGGGTCGCCGTACGCCCCTCGGTGATGGTCTTCCAGAACCGGTCCCGGCTGGCGCCGCCGGGGGCGACCACCCCGACGCCGGTCACCACCGTACGGCGCCCGCTCACGGCGCCACCTCTGTTCGCGACTGCGGGGCTCGCAACCCCGGCTCACTCCTCACGCTCACGGCGCCACCTCTGTTCGCGACTGCGGGGCTCGCAACCCCGGCTCACTCCTCACGCTCACGGCGCCACCTCTGTTCGCGACTGCGGGGCTCGCAACCCCGGCTCACTCCTCACGCTCACGATCCGCCTCGCTGTTCGACCAGCTCGGTGTCCACGTGACCGAGTTCGGGGCGGGGCGCCAGCGGTCCGAGGTGGAAGACCACCTCGGCCGGCTCGTCGCCGGTGTTGCGCAGCCGGTGCCGGACGTTGCGCGGCACGAACAGCGCCTCTCCGGCGGCCAGCGGCACCGGCTCGTCGTCCAGGTCGACGGTGATCGTGCCCCGGGCGACGTAGAGGAACTCCTCGCTGTACGGGTGGTAGTGCTCCGCGATCCGCTCCCCCGGGCGCAGCGTCGCCACCCCCATGAAACCCGACGTGCTGCCGACGGTCTTGGGGCCGAGCAGCACCCGCAGCTCGCCGCCGCGGCGGCCGTCGGGCGCGACGTCGGCGGCGGCGACCAGCCGCAGGGTCCGCTCACTCATCGCCGGCTCCCGTCGCCCGGCCGGCGCCGGCGAGCCGCTCGATCTTCTCCCTGATGACGGCGAGCTGCACCGCGCTGTTGGCGTTGATCCGGTCGGTCATGCCCGCGTCGTCCACCGGCGCAATGGGCTTCATCGCGAAGTCCTGCACCCAGGTCATCCGGGTTCCGCCGGGCTCCTCCGTGTAGCGCCAGTGGATGCGCATGTACTCGAACGGCCCGGTCTCCACCCGCCGGGCGTCGACCTGCCGGGTGACCGGGTCGGCGGTACGTTCGCTGACCCAGCTCCACACCGTGCCGTTCTCGTCGGGGTGCATGGTGAGCCGGAACCGCACCGTGTCGCCGTCGCGGTGCAGGATGTCCGCGCGGGCGTACTCGGTGAACAGCTGCGGCCAGTTGGCGACGTCGTTGGTGACGTCCCACACCAGCGGCAGCGGTGCGGCGATGAACACGCTGTTCTCGGTGTGCCCGGGCTGGTCGGCCTGGCGGGCGACCAGCTCGGCGACGCCCGTGATGCTGAGCTGCCCGGCCTGTTCGGGGATCTGCACCTGCCACCGGTCGGCGACCACGGCGGAGAGTTCGAGCAGCGCCAGGGAGTCCATGCCGAGTTCCTCCAGGGAGGCGGCCGGGGCGCGGGCGGCGGCGTCGGCGTCCAGCCCGCAGTTGGCCACCAGGATGTCGGTGATCTCGGCGGTCAGCGGACGGCCATGGGTGACGGTCATCGGAGCCTCCTGTGGTGTGCGTCGGGCGGGCCGGCGAGCAACTGCTCGACCAGGCCGGTGGAGTAGCGGCCCTTGCGGAACCCGGCGTCGTCGAGCACCCGCCGGACGAACGGGATGGTGGTGCGGACCCCGGGGCCGGCGATGTCGAACTCGTCGAGGGCGCGCTCCAGCCGGTTGAGCGCGAGCTCCCGGTCCGGCGCCCAGACCGCCACCTTGGCCAGCAGGGAGTCGTAGTGCGGGCCGAACAGGTAGCCGGCGTGGCCGTGCGTGTCGACCCGGGTGAACGGGCCGCCGGGCGGGACGAAGCGCTCCAGCCGGCCGGGCGTCGGCGCGAAGCCACGGTCCGGGTCCTCCACGTTGACCCGGCACTCGATGGCCACCCCGTGGAACCGGACGTCCTCCTGCCGCAGGCGCAGCGGCACCCCCGCGGCGATGTGCAGCTGCTCGTGCACCAGGTCGATCCCGGTGATCATCTCGGTGACGGGATGCTCGACCTGGATCCGACAGTTGATCTCCAGGAAGTGGAACCGTTCGTCGGGGTCGACGAGGAACTCCACGGTGCCGGCGCCGGTGAAGCCGGCGTGCAGGGCACCGCGCAGGGCGCACTCCGCGATGGCCTCTCCGATGCCGGCCGACAGTGCCGGGGCGGGCGCCTCCTCGACCAGCTTCTGGTGGCGGCGCTGCACCGAACAGTCCCGGGTGCCCAGGTGCACGCCGTTGCCGTGGGAGTCGCACAACAGTTGCACCTCGACGTGCCGGGCACCGGTCAGGTACCGCTCCACGTACACCCGGTCGTCGCCGAAGGCGGCCTGGGCGGCGGCCCGGGTCCGCGCGTACGCCCGGGGCAGCTCGGCCGGGGTGGCGACCACCGTCATGCCCCGGCCCCCACCGCCGGCCGCCGCCTTGACGATCACTGGGTAGCCCACCTCGGCGGCCACCTCCGCCGCCGCGGCGGCGGTGGGCACCGGCGCGACGCTGCCCGGCGGCAGGGGCAGCCCGGCCCGGCGCATCAGCGCCCGCGCCGAGGACTTGTCGGCCAGCACGGCCATCACCTCCGGCGGCGGGCCGATGAAGACCAGGCCGTTGTCGGCGCAGATCTCCGCGAAGTCGGCGTCCTCCGAGAGGAACCCGTAGCCGGGGTGCACCGCCTGCGCCCCCACCTGCCGGGCCGCCTCCACGATCGCGGCGGCGTTGAGGTAGCTGCGCCGGCTGGCCGCCGGCCCGATCCGCACGGCCTCGTCGGCCAGGCGCACGGCGGCGGAGTCGGCGTCCGCGGTGGAGTAGACCACCGCCGTACGCACGCCCAGCTCGCGGCAGGCGCGCAGGACCCGCAGGGCGATCTCCCCCCGGTTGGCGATCAGGACCTTCTCGAACATCGCGTCCTGCCCCTCACGCCGGGTCCAGCGCGACCAGCGGCTGGTCGTACTCGACCGGCTGGCCGTCGGCGGCGAGGACCTCGACGACCCGGCCACCTCGGTCGGCGGTCACCTCGTTCATCAGCTTCATCGCCTCGACGATGCCGATGACCTGCCCGGGACGGACCAGGTCGCCGACGGCGACGAAGGGCGCGGCGCCCGGCTCCGGCGCGCGGTAGAACGTGCCGACGATGGGCGACCGCACGGCGTACCCCTGCGGTGGCGCGGCGGCCGGCGGGGATGCCGGGCTCGCCGTGGCGGCGGCGGGGGCGGTCCCGGCCGGGACGGCGTGCCACTCCACCTCCAGCACCGTGTCGCCGCCGCACAGCCTGATCCGCCGCAGCGGGCCGGGCAGCTCGGCCACCAGGTGCCGGGCGTGCCGCCGCAGCCCGGCGAGCACTGTGTCCACCCGCTGCCCCGCCTCCGCGCCCGAGGCCGCCTCCACGCCGGAGGCCCGCGCGACGCCGGGCGACGGATGCGGAGGAGGTGCCGGCACCGGGCCGGCGGCCCGCTCGACGTCGGACGGCCGCGCCGCGTCGGACGACCGCGCCGCGTCGGACGACCGCGCCGCGTCGGACGACCGCGCCGCGTCGGACGACCGGCCCGCGTCGGGCGTGGGATGCGGGCCGGGCGTGGGGTACGCCTGCGACGTCAGGTGGGCGTCGGGGGCCGTCCGGGTGCCGGGTGTCGGCACCGTGAAGACCGCTTCCAGGCCGGATGCCGGCGGCACGGCGGCCCGGATCCCGCCGGCGCTCACCGGGCACCCGCCCGGGCGCCGAGGCGGGCGGCGCCGAAACGCCGGAAGCGCTGCCGCCGGCGGCGGACCAGCGTCGCGGGCGGCACGTCGAGCAGCGGCAGCAGGTGCGCCAGCACCGCCTCGCGCAGCGCCCGGGCGGCGGCCTGCGGGTCGTGGTGGGCGGCCGGGGCCGGCTCGGGAACGAGGTCATCGACGATCCCGAGCCGGCACAGGTCGGGGGCGGTGAGCCGCAGCGCGCGGGCCGCCTGCGGCGCGGCGCCCCGGTCCGGCCAGAGGATCGCCGCGCAGCCCTCCGGGCTGATCACGGAGTAGACGGCGTGCTGGAGCATGAGCACCGAGTCGGCCACCGCGAGCGCCAGCGCACCACCGCTGCCGCCCTCGCCGGTGATCACGGCGACGACGGGGGTGGGCAGCACGGTCAGGGCGAGGATGGTCTCCGCGATGGCCGCCGCCTGGCCCTGTTCCTCGGCCCGCACGCCGGGATCCGCCCCGGGGGTGTCGACCAGGGTGACCACCGGCAGGCCGAGGCGGGCGGCGAGACGCATCAGCCGCAGCGCCTTGCGGTGCCCCGCCGGGCTGGCCATGCCGAAGTTGCGCCCGACCAGCTCGGCGGTGGTGTGCCCCTTCTGGTGGCCGATGACCATGACGGGCCGGCCGTCGAGCCGGGCCAGCCCGCCCACCACGGCGGGGCAGTCCGCGCCGAGCCGGTCGCCGTGCAGCTCGACGAAGCCGTCGAACGCCGTCTCCAGGTAGTCCAGCGTGGTCGGACGACCCGGGTGCCGGGCCAGCCGTACCGTCTCCCAGGCGTCGCCGCCCGGGCCCGGCGCCGTCGTCGCGGCGGCGCCGCCGGCCGGCCACGCCACGAGCGGCGACGGCTCCTGC is drawn from Micromonospora sp. NBC_01740 and contains these coding sequences:
- a CDS encoding beta-ketoacyl-[acyl-carrier-protein] synthase family protein — encoded protein: MSGRRTVVTGVGVVAPGGASRDRFWKTITEGRTATRRITFFDPSAFRSQIAAECDFDPVAAGLTAEELRRADRYVQFALACAAEALADAGLELTDAERDRTGVVLGTAVGGTTALEQEYVTVSDTGRRWLVDAGRGGPYLYQALVPSSLAADVACRHGLHGPAQVVSTGCTSGIDAIGYAHQLIADGEADVVLAGAADSPISPVTVASFDAIKATSPDNDDPAHASRPFDADRHGFVLAEGAAVLVLEEAGHAARRGAHVYCEVAGYASRSNGYHMTGLRPDGLEMGLAISAALKQGRIAPEQVSYISAHGSGTRQNDRHETAAFKRALGQAAYGVPISSIKSMVGHSLGAIGSIEMAACALAVEYGVVPPTANWSTRDPECDLDYVPNEARELPVDVALSVGSGFGGFQSAMVFRRLPGRVLP
- a CDS encoding SRPBCC family protein, encoding MTVTHGRPLTAEITDILVANCGLDADAAARAPAASLEELGMDSLALLELSAVVADRWQVQIPEQAGQLSITGVAELVARQADQPGHTENSVFIAAPLPLVWDVTNDVANWPQLFTEYARADILHRDGDTVRFRLTMHPDENGTVWSWVSERTADPVTRQVDARRVETGPFEYMRIHWRYTEEPGGTRMTWVQDFAMKPIAPVDDAGMTDRINANSAVQLAVIREKIERLAGAGRATGAGDE
- a CDS encoding beta-ketoacyl synthase N-terminal-like domain-containing protein: MTARAVVTGIGVVAPSGIGVDAHWRTVLAGTRRTGPITLFDPAGYPTRHGGEVPGFDAAAYADNRRLVQTDRWTHLGFAATGLALADAGLPERAPDPYGYAVTLASSSGGNLFGQRELQRLWGGPSRTVGAYQSIAWFYAASVGQLSIHHQFKGPCGVLVAESAGGLDSLAHAARAVRRGTPVVIAGATECPLSPYALACQLRSGLLSDVADPERAYRPFDAAASGYLPAEGGAVFVVEELGHALSRGARVYGEVTGWGTTHDAVHTGPDTAGDPGQYARAMRLALDRAGVGAETVDVVLPDALGVPRYDRSEAVALRAVFGDRPPPVSTQKPLTGRAHQGGSALDVATALLAFGHDTLPASAGPDEVAEGCELDFLREHRRPRSRLALVCARGFDGFNSALVLRGAAPQRGVTP
- the accB gene encoding acetyl-CoA carboxylase biotin carboxyl carrier protein, with protein sequence MPAPPPHPSPGVARASGVEAASGAEAGQRVDTVLAGLRRHARHLVAELPGPLRRIRLCGGDTVLEVEWHAVPAGTAPAAATASPASPPAAAPPQGYAVRSPIVGTFYRAPEPGAAPFVAVGDLVRPGQVIGIVEAMKLMNEVTADRGGRVVEVLAADGQPVEYDQPLVALDPA
- a CDS encoding acetyl-CoA carboxylase carboxyltransferase subunit alpha, giving the protein MTATAPREGQLWSRCGGCATLLYRKRLRRNLDVCPECGAHARVDAPERLLQLVDPGSFTALPERPAEVDPIGFVDLLPYPHRLTAARAGTGLAEAVVCGTATVGRQPCVLAVMDFRFLGGSLGCVVGELITLAAERALTDGVPLVLVTASGGARMQEGALSLMQMATVSQAIAALREAGLLTVSVLTDPTYGGVAASFATNTDVVLAESGARMGFAGPRVIRQVTGRDLPEGFQTADFLLRHGQVDMVVPRHALRGRLVALLAAARAGRRPAARPGVPRQEPSPLVAWPAGGAAATTAPGPGGDAWETVRLARHPGRPTTLDYLETAFDGFVELHGDRLGADCPAVVGGLARLDGRPVMVIGHQKGHTTAELVGRNFGMASPAGHRKALRLMRLAARLGLPVVTLVDTPGADPGVRAEEQGQAAAIAETILALTVLPTPVVAVITGEGGSGGALALAVADSVLMLQHAVYSVISPEGCAAILWPDRGAAPQAARALRLTAPDLCRLGIVDDLVPEPAPAAHHDPQAAARALREAVLAHLLPLLDVPPATLVRRRRQRFRRFGAARLGARAGAR
- a CDS encoding cupin domain-containing protein, producing the protein MSERTLRLVAAADVAPDGRRGGELRVLLGPKTVGSTSGFMGVATLRPGERIAEHYHPYSEEFLYVARGTITVDLDDEPVPLAAGEALFVPRNVRHRLRNTGDEPAEVVFHLGPLAPRPELGHVDTELVEQRGGS
- a CDS encoding acetyl-CoA carboxylase biotin carboxylase subunit gives rise to the protein MFEKVLIANRGEIALRVLRACRELGVRTAVVYSTADADSAAVRLADEAVRIGPAASRRSYLNAAAIVEAARQVGAQAVHPGYGFLSEDADFAEICADNGLVFIGPPPEVMAVLADKSSARALMRRAGLPLPPGSVAPVPTAAAAAEVAAEVGYPVIVKAAAGGGGRGMTVVATPAELPRAYARTRAAAQAAFGDDRVYVERYLTGARHVEVQLLCDSHGNGVHLGTRDCSVQRRHQKLVEEAPAPALSAGIGEAIAECALRGALHAGFTGAGTVEFLVDPDERFHFLEINCRIQVEHPVTEMITGIDLVHEQLHIAAGVPLRLRQEDVRFHGVAIECRVNVEDPDRGFAPTPGRLERFVPPGGPFTRVDTHGHAGYLFGPHYDSLLAKVAVWAPDRELALNRLERALDEFDIAGPGVRTTIPFVRRVLDDAGFRKGRYSTGLVEQLLAGPPDAHHRRLR